A part of Tardiphaga sp. vice304 genomic DNA contains:
- a CDS encoding NAD/NADP-dependent octopine/nopaline dehydrogenase family protein: protein MKIAVLGGGNGSFAAAGDFTLQGHEVRLWRRDADAVAAHRAAGSRIVVKNAQGTHDTRLALVTTDIAEAIRDAELILCPTPAFAQPDIAAQLSPHLADGQVVYLPPATFGSMIFAKAAHDAGNHARVAFAETGTLPWLARKHGPFEVSITIRAKRLPTGVFPLSLSDYACKVIDKAFQGVIEPCGDALSGALMNAGPIIHPPLIVMNAGPLEHFETWDIHKEGTQPAIRRVTDALDAERIAIREAFGYGGSHFPLVQHYAKDGEEWMYGRGSHDRLTDSGDWREHIVLTEHRYMREDLRTGLSFFLSCATLSGTDTPLMKAFLAIGGAICGENFLQGGRTLASLGFGDLDRDGLLKLLREGFAS, encoded by the coding sequence TTGAAAATCGCAGTTCTGGGCGGCGGCAACGGATCGTTTGCGGCGGCCGGTGATTTTACCCTGCAGGGCCACGAGGTCCGCCTCTGGCGCCGCGACGCCGACGCCGTCGCCGCGCATCGCGCCGCCGGCTCGCGGATTGTCGTGAAGAACGCGCAGGGCACCCACGACACCCGGCTCGCACTGGTCACCACCGACATCGCCGAAGCGATTCGCGACGCCGAGCTGATCCTGTGCCCGACACCGGCCTTCGCGCAGCCCGACATCGCCGCGCAGCTCTCGCCGCATTTGGCGGATGGCCAGGTGGTGTATCTTCCGCCGGCGACCTTCGGCTCGATGATCTTCGCCAAAGCTGCCCATGACGCCGGCAACCACGCCCGCGTCGCCTTTGCCGAGACCGGCACGCTGCCCTGGCTGGCGCGCAAGCACGGGCCCTTCGAGGTCTCGATCACCATCCGCGCCAAGCGGCTGCCGACCGGCGTGTTTCCGCTGTCGCTGTCGGACTACGCCTGCAAGGTGATTGACAAGGCCTTCCAGGGCGTGATCGAGCCGTGCGGCGATGCTTTGTCCGGCGCGCTGATGAATGCCGGCCCTATCATCCATCCGCCGCTGATCGTGATGAATGCCGGGCCATTGGAGCATTTCGAAACCTGGGACATTCACAAGGAAGGCACGCAACCCGCGATCCGCCGCGTCACCGACGCGCTCGATGCCGAGCGCATCGCCATTCGCGAAGCCTTCGGCTATGGCGGTTCGCATTTCCCCCTCGTGCAGCACTACGCCAAGGATGGCGAGGAGTGGATGTACGGCCGCGGCTCGCATGACCGTCTCACCGACTCCGGCGACTGGCGCGAACATATCGTGCTGACCGAGCACCGCTACATGCGCGAGGATCTGCGCACCGGCCTGTCGTTCTTCCTGTCCTGCGCGACGCTTTCCGGCACCGATACGCCCTTGATGAAAGCATTCCTGGCGATCGGCGGCGCCATCTGCGGCGAGAACTTCTTGCAGGGCGGCCGCACGCTGGCCTCATTGGGTTTCGGCGATCTCGACCGCGATGGTCTTCTGAAACTGCTGCGTGAAGGGTTCGCGTCATGA
- a CDS encoding 3-hydroxybutyryl-CoA dehydrogenase, with translation MTARDAIACLGAGRMGRGIAVAFAYAGHDVAIVDFKARDANKFAVLEAEALGEIRKTFASLSRFGLLSAADVETLMSRVSVVPEAGAAAALSSAAIIFEGVPEVLDLKRDALAKASRLAGPDAIIASTTSTILVDDISSAVEHPARFLNAHWLNPAYLVPLVELSPGNATDPAITARVLTLLEGIGKKPVVCAATPGYIVPRIQALAMNEAARMVEEGVASAADIDKAIKYGFGFRFAVLGLLEFIDWGGGDILHYASQYLTGALGNQRYAAPDIIGRNMTEGKVGLRTGEGFLDYAGMDVDAYREQRLAAFVDLLRHFELAKPPVL, from the coding sequence ATGACCGCGCGCGACGCCATCGCCTGCCTCGGTGCCGGCCGCATGGGCCGCGGCATTGCGGTGGCCTTCGCCTATGCCGGCCACGACGTCGCGATCGTCGATTTCAAAGCGCGCGATGCCAACAAGTTCGCAGTGCTGGAAGCCGAGGCGCTCGGCGAGATCCGCAAGACCTTTGCGTCGCTGTCGCGCTTCGGTCTGTTGAGCGCGGCCGATGTCGAGACATTGATGTCCCGAGTCAGCGTGGTACCGGAGGCCGGCGCTGCGGCAGCGCTATCCTCGGCCGCGATCATTTTCGAAGGCGTGCCGGAAGTACTCGACCTCAAGCGCGACGCGCTGGCGAAGGCGTCACGGCTTGCCGGCCCCGACGCGATCATCGCTTCCACCACCTCGACAATCCTGGTCGACGACATTTCGAGCGCGGTCGAGCATCCCGCGCGCTTCCTCAACGCGCACTGGCTCAATCCGGCCTATCTGGTGCCGCTGGTCGAACTGTCGCCGGGCAACGCGACCGATCCCGCGATCACCGCGCGCGTCCTTACGCTGCTGGAGGGCATCGGCAAGAAGCCCGTCGTTTGCGCGGCGACGCCCGGCTACATCGTGCCGCGGATTCAGGCGCTCGCCATGAACGAGGCCGCGCGCATGGTCGAGGAAGGCGTTGCGTCCGCTGCCGATATCGACAAGGCGATCAAATACGGTTTCGGTTTCCGCTTCGCGGTGCTCGGCCTGCTGGAATTCATCGACTGGGGCGGCGGCGATATCCTACACTATGCCAGCCAGTATCTCACCGGCGCGCTCGGCAATCAGCGCTATGCAGCACCCGATATCATCGGCCGCAACATGACCGAAGGAAAAGTCGGCCTGCGAACCGGCGAGGGGTTCCTCGACTATGCCGGCATGGACGTCGATGCCTACCGCGAGCAGCGGCTGGCGGCCTTTGTCGATTTGCTCAGGCATTTCGAACTGGCCAAACCGCCAGTGCTGTAG
- a CDS encoding acyl-CoA dehydrogenase family protein — protein sequence MNMPAKLDLDAIVLDRPIFDPKAYGLTNEQAEIMTRARMLGQSVFAGRASIWDKEARFPSDNYKDLHEAGLLGIAIPKQHGGLGANYQTYAMTAAEIGRYCGATALTWNMHVCSTLWSGPLADDLDMDEPTRADQERRRAIHYKRIVEDGAIYSQPFSEGGAAAAGGVAFGTEAKPVEGGWLVNGKKIFASLAGHANYYGVLCTEMLEGEKASRRNTLYLALPADAPGVAVVGDWDPLGMRGTVSRTLLFKDVFVPHDAALMPRGVYFQAAMRWPHMFLTLSPTYVGLAQAAYDFTVKYLRGEVPGTPPVKRRMYQTKQIAVAQMQIKLEQIKGIWFQAVTEACANPSKEQVLRAYAAQYSVMEGANEIATLAIRTCGGQAMLKSLPLERIYRDSRCGALMLPWTAELCLDRIGRDALYEQGEKDE from the coding sequence ATGAACATGCCCGCTAAACTCGACCTCGACGCCATCGTGCTCGACAGACCGATCTTCGATCCCAAGGCCTACGGCCTCACCAATGAGCAGGCGGAGATAATGACCCGCGCGCGCATGCTCGGGCAAAGCGTGTTCGCCGGCCGCGCATCGATCTGGGACAAGGAAGCGCGCTTTCCGTCGGACAACTACAAGGACCTGCACGAAGCCGGCCTGCTCGGCATCGCGATCCCCAAACAGCATGGCGGGCTCGGCGCGAACTATCAGACCTACGCCATGACGGCCGCCGAGATCGGCCGCTATTGCGGCGCCACCGCGCTGACCTGGAACATGCATGTCTGCTCGACTTTGTGGTCCGGCCCGCTCGCCGATGACCTCGACATGGACGAGCCGACCCGCGCCGACCAGGAGCGCCGCCGCGCCATTCACTACAAGCGCATTGTCGAAGACGGCGCGATCTATTCGCAGCCGTTCTCCGAAGGCGGCGCGGCCGCCGCCGGCGGTGTCGCCTTCGGCACCGAGGCGAAGCCGGTCGAGGGCGGCTGGCTGGTTAACGGCAAGAAGATTTTTGCCTCGCTCGCCGGCCACGCAAATTACTATGGCGTGCTGTGCACAGAGATGCTTGAGGGCGAGAAGGCGTCGCGCCGCAATACGCTGTATCTCGCGTTACCGGCCGACGCGCCGGGCGTCGCGGTGGTCGGCGACTGGGATCCCCTGGGCATGCGCGGCACGGTCTCGCGCACGCTGCTGTTCAAGGACGTGTTCGTGCCGCATGACGCGGCGCTGATGCCGCGCGGGGTGTATTTCCAGGCCGCGATGCGCTGGCCGCATATGTTTCTCACGCTGTCGCCGACCTATGTCGGCCTCGCGCAGGCGGCCTATGATTTCACCGTCAAATATCTGCGCGGCGAAGTGCCGGGCACGCCGCCGGTGAAGCGCAGGATGTATCAGACCAAGCAGATCGCGGTGGCGCAGATGCAGATCAAGCTCGAGCAGATCAAGGGCATCTGGTTCCAGGCGGTGACCGAGGCCTGCGCCAACCCCAGCAAGGAGCAGGTGTTGCGCGCCTACGCGGCGCAATATTCCGTGATGGAAGGCGCCAATGAGATCGCGACCCTGGCGATCCGCACCTGCGGCGGACAGGCGATGCTGAAATCGCTTCCGCTGGAGCGCATCTACCGCGACAGCCGTTGCGGCGCGTTGATGCTGCCATGGACCGCCGAACTCTGCCTCGACCGCATCGGCCGCGACGCGCTGTACGAACAGGGCGAGAAGGACGAGTAG
- a CDS encoding peptidase M29, producing MLADRIEAKWIDAFCEIFERCAVKPGDTAAILSETQSRALNVHLAELALLRMGARPFHVILPTPRNRQVVPIRSTGASEAIGQLGPVVSALQQAGFVVDCTIEGLMHAKETPEILKAGARILVISNEHPEALERMVPDSALEKRVRAAAKMLRGTKNMKVTSAAGTDLDVDMQGAATVGVWGWTDKPGTLAHWPGGIVVSFPKSKTINGTLVMDAGDINLTFKRYLTSPVRMVLKDDYVVELTGEGADAEMMKRYLAAWGDKEAYAVSHVGWGMNPNARYESLAMYDQRDTNGTEIRAVAGNFLFSTGANEFAGRYTAGHFDLPVFNTTITLDGVEVIKAGVLQDVFG from the coding sequence ATGCTGGCAGATCGCATCGAGGCGAAATGGATCGACGCGTTTTGCGAGATTTTTGAGCGCTGCGCGGTCAAGCCCGGTGATACCGCAGCGATTCTTTCCGAGACGCAATCGCGTGCGCTCAACGTGCACCTCGCAGAACTGGCGCTGCTGCGGATGGGAGCCAGGCCGTTCCATGTGATCCTGCCGACGCCGCGCAACCGGCAGGTGGTGCCGATCCGCTCGACCGGCGCGTCGGAAGCGATCGGGCAGTTGGGCCCGGTGGTGTCGGCCCTGCAGCAGGCCGGCTTCGTGGTGGATTGCACCATCGAAGGCCTGATGCACGCCAAGGAGACGCCGGAGATCCTGAAGGCCGGCGCGCGCATTCTGGTGATCTCCAACGAACACCCCGAAGCGCTCGAGCGCATGGTGCCGGACAGCGCGCTGGAGAAGCGCGTCCGCGCGGCGGCGAAGATGCTGCGCGGAACCAAGAACATGAAGGTGACGTCGGCGGCGGGCACCGATCTCGATGTCGATATGCAGGGCGCGGCGACGGTCGGCGTCTGGGGCTGGACCGACAAGCCCGGCACGCTGGCGCACTGGCCGGGTGGCATCGTGGTGAGCTTCCCGAAAAGCAAGACCATCAACGGCACGCTGGTGATGGACGCCGGCGACATCAACCTGACCTTCAAACGCTATCTCACCTCGCCGGTGCGTATGGTGCTGAAAGACGACTATGTGGTGGAGCTCACCGGCGAGGGCGCCGATGCCGAGATGATGAAGCGCTACCTCGCGGCCTGGGGCGACAAGGAAGCCTATGCGGTGTCGCATGTCGGCTGGGGCATGAACCCGAACGCGCGCTACGAATCGCTTGCGATGTACGACCAGCGCGACACCAACGGCACCGAGATCCGCGCCGTCGCCGGCAACTTCCTGTTCTCCACCGGCGCCAATGAATTCGCCGGGCGCTACACTGCCGGGCATTTCGATCTGCCGGTGTTCAACACGACGATCACGTTGGACGGCGTAGAAGTGATCAAGGCCGGCGTGCTGCAGGATGTGTTCGGATAG
- a CDS encoding flavin reductase, giving the protein MTDDSNAKATQAVSPVPFRQALGQFPTGVTVVTAMAGDHPVGMTANSFSSVSLDPPLVLWSVAKSSPSHDPFVAAEAFAIHFLGANHGELAMRFGRRGSDKFADIVHAPGVTGAPLIEGLAPIFECKTWARYPGGDHTILVGEVVRFVERNHDPLVFHSGELRRIDNALRRAPKLASGSFARNYLSYLLARASFNVSREFHARLKEWDLTVPEWRVLACLMDVEGLSVGELAAMALMKQPGLTKVLDRMERDGFLKRQNASEDRRRVTLHLTAKGRARVKPVQAAALAHEAELLKQFSDSERATIKHALDLLIDSGMAEKDGE; this is encoded by the coding sequence ATGACCGATGACAGCAACGCAAAGGCCACACAGGCGGTAAGCCCGGTGCCGTTTCGCCAGGCGCTCGGTCAGTTTCCGACCGGTGTGACGGTGGTCACCGCGATGGCGGGCGACCATCCCGTCGGCATGACCGCGAATTCGTTTTCCTCCGTATCGCTCGATCCGCCCTTGGTGTTGTGGAGCGTCGCCAAATCGTCGCCTAGCCACGATCCGTTCGTCGCGGCCGAGGCGTTCGCGATTCATTTTCTCGGGGCCAATCATGGCGAGCTGGCGATGCGGTTCGGCCGCCGTGGCTCCGACAAGTTCGCCGACATCGTGCACGCGCCCGGCGTCACCGGCGCGCCGCTGATCGAGGGTCTCGCGCCGATCTTCGAATGCAAGACTTGGGCGCGCTATCCCGGCGGCGACCACACCATCCTGGTCGGCGAGGTCGTGCGCTTCGTCGAGCGAAATCACGATCCGCTGGTGTTTCATTCCGGCGAGTTGCGTCGCATCGACAACGCGCTGCGCCGCGCGCCGAAACTCGCCAGCGGCAGCTTTGCGCGCAACTATCTGTCATATTTGCTGGCGCGCGCGAGCTTCAACGTGTCCCGCGAATTCCATGCGCGGCTGAAGGAATGGGATCTCACCGTGCCTGAATGGCGCGTGCTGGCCTGCCTGATGGATGTCGAGGGCCTGTCGGTCGGTGAACTGGCCGCGATGGCGCTGATGAAGCAGCCCGGCCTGACCAAGGTGCTCGACCGCATGGAGCGCGACGGGTTCCTGAAACGGCAGAACGCGTCGGAAGACCGCCGCCGCGTCACGCTGCATTTGACGGCAAAGGGCCGCGCCCGTGTCAAGCCGGTGCAGGCAGCGGCGCTAGCGCATGAAGCTGAGTTGCTGAAGCAGTTCAGCGACAGCGAGCGCGCGACGATCAAGCACGCGCTGGACTTGCTGATCGACAGCGGCATGGCGGAAAAGGACGGCGAGTAG
- a CDS encoding acyl-CoA dehydrogenase family protein, producing MSDQSFLSWPFFEDHHRNLSAELSQWAAATVPDLIDHHDTDGSCRRLVRALGEAGWLRVAVPASHGGLYPNFDVRALCLVRETLAYVSGLADFAFAMQGLGTGPISLFGSDELKARYLPRVATGESIAAFALSETDAGSDVAAMTTSAVPDGNDHVRITGSKTWISNGGIADHYVVFVRTGEDGARGISAFVVDADTPGLTISERIDVIAPHPLATLTFEDCRVPRANQIGKDGEGFKVAMATLDVFRSTVGAAALGLGRRALDEAVHRSVTRKMFGHTLGDLQLTQAGLADMATDIDASALLIYRSAWTKDQGAPRITREAAMAKMFATEAAQKVIDRAVQIFGGMGVQSGVKVEELYREIRALRIYEGATEVQKVIIGRELIKTAQSS from the coding sequence ATGTCCGATCAATCGTTTTTATCGTGGCCGTTTTTCGAGGATCATCACCGCAATTTGTCGGCCGAACTGTCGCAATGGGCAGCAGCCACCGTCCCTGATCTGATCGACCATCACGATACCGATGGCTCCTGCCGGCGGCTGGTGCGGGCGCTGGGTGAGGCCGGCTGGCTGCGGGTCGCGGTGCCGGCCAGCCATGGCGGTCTCTATCCGAATTTCGACGTGCGCGCATTGTGCCTGGTACGCGAGACGCTCGCCTATGTCAGCGGCCTCGCCGACTTTGCCTTCGCGATGCAGGGGCTTGGCACCGGGCCGATCAGCCTGTTCGGCAGCGACGAGTTGAAGGCGCGCTACCTCCCACGCGTCGCAACCGGTGAGTCGATCGCGGCCTTCGCGCTGTCGGAGACCGATGCGGGCTCCGACGTCGCGGCGATGACGACATCAGCCGTTCCGGATGGCAACGACCATGTCCGCATTACCGGCAGCAAGACCTGGATTTCCAATGGTGGCATCGCCGATCATTATGTGGTCTTCGTGCGTACCGGCGAGGACGGCGCGCGCGGCATCAGCGCTTTTGTCGTCGATGCCGACACGCCCGGCCTGACCATATCGGAGCGAATCGACGTGATCGCGCCGCATCCGCTGGCGACGCTGACCTTCGAGGACTGCCGCGTGCCGCGGGCCAACCAGATCGGCAAGGACGGCGAAGGCTTCAAGGTCGCGATGGCGACGCTCGACGTGTTTCGCTCCACCGTGGGCGCCGCGGCGCTCGGTCTCGGCCGGCGCGCGCTGGACGAGGCGGTGCATCGTTCCGTAACGCGCAAAATGTTCGGCCATACGCTGGGTGACCTGCAACTGACGCAAGCCGGCCTCGCCGACATGGCGACCGACATCGACGCCTCCGCGCTGCTGATCTATCGCTCGGCCTGGACCAAGGACCAGGGCGCGCCGCGCATCACCCGCGAAGCCGCGATGGCCAAGATGTTCGCCACCGAAGCCGCGCAAAAGGTGATCGACCGCGCCGTGCAGATCTTCGGCGGCATGGGCGTGCAGTCCGGCGTCAAGGTCGAGGAGCTGTACCGCGAGATCCGCGCCCTGCGGATCTATGAGGGCGCCACCGAAGTGCAGAAGGTCATTATTGGTCGCGAGTTGATCAAGACGGCGCAATCCAGCTAA
- a CDS encoding class I adenylate-forming enzyme family protein, producing the protein MDLSDLIARNAAFTPDRPAIRFEGATLSYAVFNARIEATAKALKAECHVGRGDRVAILSLNRPDYLVLLYACARLGAMLVPLNWRLAVAEQMFILADASVKVLVLEQAFAAILPALANELPDTRIIALDFSPPAPARTFEALLATASGDGRNPHTDLTCPLLIVYTSGTTGRPKGAVLRQEALLWNGIMSQHMHGLTSDDHVLTVLPFFHVGGLNIQTTPALHIGATVTIHARFTPDSTLSAITHQRPTLTVWVPAIIQAMTEHPAWAAADVVCLKAVSTGSQIVPPHLIARLSARGIPVLQVYGSTETCPISIYTRLGGDLSRTGSTGLPGLCCEAMIVDDSGTELPTGTAGEIAVRGPNVFFEYWGNEAATSEALHDGWYRTGDIGTRDADGYFWVHDRKKNMIISGGENIYPAEVERVLLEHPDVAEVGVVGLPDPKWTEVPVAYVIRRPDGSVTAEALRAHVLTQLARFKVPRDIVFVTELPRTALGKVQHFKLKQDQAATPIDGESH; encoded by the coding sequence GTGGATCTCTCCGACCTCATCGCCCGCAACGCGGCCTTCACGCCGGACAGGCCCGCGATTCGTTTCGAGGGCGCGACGCTCAGCTATGCCGTCTTCAACGCGCGCATCGAGGCGACCGCGAAGGCGCTGAAGGCCGAATGCCATGTCGGCCGCGGCGACCGGGTCGCCATTCTCAGCCTCAACCGGCCGGACTATCTGGTGCTGCTCTATGCCTGCGCGCGGCTCGGCGCGATGCTGGTGCCGCTGAACTGGCGGCTGGCGGTGGCCGAGCAAATGTTCATTCTCGCCGATGCGTCGGTGAAGGTGCTGGTGCTGGAACAGGCTTTCGCCGCGATCCTGCCGGCGCTGGCCAATGAGCTGCCCGACACCCGAATCATCGCGCTCGATTTTTCGCCGCCTGCTCCGGCGCGAACATTCGAAGCCCTGCTGGCGACGGCGTCAGGCGACGGCCGCAATCCGCATACCGACCTCACCTGCCCGCTTCTGATCGTCTACACCTCCGGCACCACCGGCCGCCCCAAGGGCGCCGTGCTGCGCCAGGAGGCGCTGCTGTGGAACGGCATCATGAGCCAGCACATGCATGGCCTGACCTCCGACGACCACGTGCTGACCGTGCTGCCGTTTTTCCATGTTGGCGGCCTCAACATCCAGACCACGCCGGCGCTGCACATCGGCGCCACAGTGACGATCCACGCCCGCTTCACGCCCGACTCGACGCTTTCCGCCATCACCCATCAGCGACCGACGCTGACGGTGTGGGTGCCGGCGATCATCCAGGCGATGACCGAGCATCCGGCATGGGCCGCCGCCGACGTGGTCTGCCTCAAGGCGGTTTCCACCGGCTCGCAGATCGTGCCGCCGCATCTGATTGCCCGGCTCAGCGCGCGCGGCATCCCGGTGCTGCAGGTCTATGGCTCCACCGAGACCTGCCCGATTTCGATCTACACGCGGCTCGGCGGCGACCTCTCGCGCACCGGTTCGACCGGCCTGCCCGGCCTGTGCTGCGAGGCCATGATCGTCGATGATTCCGGCACCGAACTGCCCACCGGCACCGCCGGCGAGATCGCGGTGCGCGGCCCCAACGTGTTCTTCGAATATTGGGGCAACGAGGCGGCGACATCGGAGGCGCTGCATGACGGCTGGTACCGCACCGGCGACATCGGCACCCGCGACGCCGACGGTTACTTCTGGGTCCACGACCGCAAGAAGAACATGATCATCTCCGGCGGCGAGAACATCTATCCGGCGGAAGTCGAGCGCGTGCTGCTGGAGCATCCCGACGTTGCCGAGGTCGGCGTCGTCGGCCTGCCCGATCCGAAATGGACGGAGGTGCCGGTCGCCTATGTGATTCGGCGGCCGGATGGCAGCGTTACCGCCGAAGCGCTGCGCGCACATGTTCTGACGCAGCTCGCCCGCTTCAAGGTGCCGCGCGATATCGTCTTCGTCACCGAGCTGCCGCGCACTGCGCTCGGCAAGGTGCAGCATTTCAAGTTGAAGCAAGACCAGGCGGCGACGCCGATCGACGGAGAATCCCATTGA
- a CDS encoding ABC transporter substrate-binding protein, which translates to MKRTALTRHVVAALVAGATLSAGSAFAQQTIKVGWTIPAEESKYWMMKRPQEFPNIGKAYNIEWVQFQGTAPMTQALAAGALDCATQSPLALAQGAVNGGLKAYIVAQHVSEKPGSYSVYWAVKDDSPIKTIADLKGKTMSINTLGSGIYGPMAILLKQAGLDAAKDVKLVEVGFALSEEALRSGRVDSAVMNQPFAARMEAKGGTRKLFSLSQQQPNIVHILEACRVDFIEKSPDLAKLYVQDLTLGMQKALANRDETLKVVNEVMKAPIPVLETYLLKDNDFARDPGAAPNFTAIQQMLDVYVETGMLSKKIDVAGWKHPTIVAPLK; encoded by the coding sequence ATGAAGCGGACTGCACTTACACGTCACGTTGTTGCGGCACTGGTGGCGGGCGCCACGCTCAGCGCCGGTTCGGCCTTTGCCCAGCAGACCATCAAGGTCGGCTGGACCATTCCGGCCGAGGAATCCAAATACTGGATGATGAAGCGGCCGCAGGAATTTCCGAATATCGGCAAGGCCTACAACATCGAATGGGTGCAGTTTCAGGGCACTGCGCCGATGACCCAGGCGCTTGCCGCCGGCGCGCTGGATTGCGCGACGCAGTCACCGCTGGCGCTGGCGCAGGGCGCTGTCAATGGCGGGCTGAAGGCCTATATCGTCGCGCAGCACGTCTCGGAAAAGCCGGGCAGCTATTCGGTGTATTGGGCGGTCAAGGATGATTCGCCGATCAAGACGATTGCCGATCTCAAGGGCAAGACGATGTCGATCAACACGCTCGGCTCCGGCATTTATGGGCCGATGGCGATCCTGCTGAAACAGGCTGGTCTTGACGCCGCCAAGGACGTCAAACTGGTCGAGGTCGGCTTCGCGCTGTCCGAAGAGGCGCTGCGTTCAGGCCGGGTCGATTCCGCGGTGATGAACCAGCCGTTCGCCGCGCGCATGGAAGCCAAGGGCGGCACGCGAAAACTGTTCTCGCTGTCGCAGCAGCAGCCCAATATCGTGCACATCCTGGAAGCCTGCCGCGTCGACTTCATCGAGAAGAGCCCGGACCTTGCCAAGCTCTATGTGCAGGATCTCACGCTCGGCATGCAGAAGGCGCTGGCCAACCGCGACGAAACCTTGAAGGTCGTCAACGAAGTCATGAAGGCGCCGATCCCGGTGCTGGAAACCTATCTGCTTAAGGACAACGACTTCGCGCGTGACCCGGGTGCGGCGCCGAACTTCACGGCGATCCAGCAGATGCTCGACGTCTATGTCGAGACCGGCATGCTGTCGAAGAAGATCGACGTCGCCGGCTGGAAGCATCCGACCATCGTCGCGCCGCTGAAGTAA
- a CDS encoding alpha/beta fold hydrolase, with amino-acid sequence MHVTDTTAMTTKDGRFGYEAAGDPKAVPLVFLHGIGGAARGWRSQLDAFSDRYYAIAWDMPGYGGSQPLPVTSIATLADALKDFLEQLGATKPVLVGHSIGGMIVQQFLVMHPDLAGAAVLAQTSSAFGSSDGEWQKNFIETRLGPLDRGETMVSMAPKLVQDLVGEQPSADGVALALDCMASVKPDSYRSSMKAMIGFDLRKNLADITVPTLLLSGSKDNNAPAKTMAKMATFVKGSTYVELEGVGHLAGFERPNEFNEVLRDFLTTSHEVSGTSS; translated from the coding sequence ATGCACGTGACTGACACAACAGCCATGACCACCAAGGACGGTCGCTTCGGCTATGAGGCGGCAGGCGACCCGAAGGCGGTGCCACTGGTATTCCTGCATGGCATCGGCGGCGCGGCGCGCGGTTGGCGCAGCCAGCTAGACGCCTTCTCAGACCGTTACTACGCCATTGCCTGGGACATGCCCGGCTATGGCGGCTCGCAGCCGCTACCCGTCACCAGCATTGCCACGCTCGCCGACGCGCTGAAGGATTTCCTCGAACAACTCGGCGCGACAAAGCCGGTGCTGGTCGGCCATTCGATCGGCGGCATGATCGTGCAGCAGTTTCTCGTGATGCATCCCGATCTCGCCGGTGCCGCGGTGCTGGCGCAGACCAGCTCGGCGTTCGGCAGCTCCGACGGCGAATGGCAGAAGAATTTCATCGAGACCCGGCTTGGCCCGCTCGATCGCGGCGAGACGATGGTGTCGATGGCACCGAAGCTGGTGCAGGATCTGGTCGGCGAGCAGCCCAGCGCTGACGGCGTGGCGCTCGCGCTCGATTGCATGGCGTCGGTCAAGCCGGACAGCTATCGCAGCTCGATGAAGGCAATGATCGGCTTCGACCTGCGCAAGAACCTTGCCGACATTACAGTACCAACGCTGCTGCTGTCCGGCTCCAAGGACAACAACGCCCCGGCCAAGACAATGGCCAAGATGGCGACCTTCGTGAAGGGCTCGACCTATGTCGAACTCGAAGGCGTCGGCCATCTCGCCGGTTTTGAACGTCCCAACGAATTCAACGAAGTGCTGCGCGACTTTCTCACCACCAGCCACGAAGTTTCGGGAACATCCTCATGA